A stretch of Imperialibacter roseus DNA encodes these proteins:
- a CDS encoding pyridoxal phosphate-dependent aminotransferase has product MEKTTNLNRRSWLKYSALAAGGVVTSAAFPAFANSKPALGMKPYQGKYSLMENYHVMMADRADMKARLLANENPWGPSKKAVAAIAASASMGNRYVYNSSAKMVDFLAEKEGVSKESILLSPGSTDILEKIAFSLFMKGGNIVSADPSYMSMIRTAESIGGTWKNIPLKADYSHDLDAMAAAIDDETKLVYICNPNNPTGTMTPVSEIKAFCKKVSSKVPVFIDEAYMELLDNPEANTAVSLVQEGYDVIICRTFSKIHGMAGLRLGYMAANEARVKAIKSMVRTEMGISVTSLEGGMASLKDVEFQEFTRKHNKENREYVFAELKKAGMNPIPSFTSFILFPIQVPTKEFLTQFMDRGVGIRGFEIDGKPYARVSMGTMDEVKLFTKSLYEIVS; this is encoded by the coding sequence ATGGAAAAGACAACCAATCTTAATCGTAGATCGTGGCTGAAGTATAGTGCTTTGGCTGCCGGCGGTGTTGTAACCAGCGCTGCATTTCCCGCATTTGCCAACAGCAAGCCAGCGCTTGGCATGAAACCTTATCAAGGCAAGTACAGCCTCATGGAAAATTACCATGTAATGATGGCTGACAGAGCCGATATGAAAGCCAGGCTGCTCGCCAATGAGAACCCATGGGGGCCTTCAAAGAAAGCTGTTGCCGCTATTGCAGCAAGTGCTTCTATGGGCAACCGCTATGTTTATAATAGCTCAGCCAAAATGGTCGACTTCCTTGCTGAAAAAGAAGGTGTATCTAAAGAATCCATCCTTTTGTCGCCTGGTTCAACCGACATTCTGGAAAAAATTGCTTTCTCTTTGTTTATGAAGGGCGGCAACATTGTTTCGGCTGATCCCAGCTACATGTCGATGATAAGAACCGCTGAATCGATTGGTGGCACGTGGAAAAACATTCCATTAAAGGCAGACTATTCGCACGACCTGGATGCCATGGCAGCAGCGATTGACGATGAAACCAAGCTTGTATACATCTGTAATCCGAACAACCCAACTGGCACCATGACGCCGGTAAGTGAGATCAAGGCATTCTGTAAAAAAGTCTCTTCAAAGGTGCCAGTGTTTATCGATGAGGCTTATATGGAGCTACTTGATAACCCTGAAGCAAACACCGCAGTGAGCCTTGTGCAGGAAGGCTATGACGTCATCATTTGCCGTACCTTCTCCAAAATACATGGCATGGCAGGCTTGCGACTTGGCTATATGGCCGCCAATGAGGCGAGAGTAAAAGCAATCAAGAGCATGGTTCGCACTGAAATGGGGATCAGCGTGACCTCACTTGAAGGTGGTATGGCTAGCCTAAAGGACGTTGAGTTCCAGGAATTCACCAGAAAGCACAATAAGGAGAACAGAGAATATGTGTTCGCTGAGCTAAAAAAGGCCGGCATGAATCCAATTCCGTCGTTCACCAGCTTTATCTTATTCCCTATTCAGGTACCCACTAAGGAATTTCTCACTCAGTTTATGGACAGAGGCGTGGGCATCAGAGGATTTGAGATCGACGGGAAGCCTTATGCCAGGGTAAGCATGGGCACCATGGACGAAGTGAAACTGTTCACTAAAAGTCTTTACGAGATTGTCAGTTAA
- a CDS encoding Gfo/Idh/MocA family protein, with product MSRKIRMGMVGGGRGAFIGAIHRHAAGLDGQVELVCGAFHIDPEISVASGKDFYLPEDRCYRTYHEMFEKEAKLPADKRMDFVTIVTPNFVHFEPAKLALENGYHVVCEKPLSFSLDEALQLEALVKKTGLTFAVTHTYTGYPMVKQAREMIKEGVFGKIRKVVVEYPQGWLSTPLEQSGNQQASWRTDPKRSGKAGAVGDIGTHAENLAETITGLKITELCADVSRMVSGRLLDDDANILLRFDNGAKGVLHCSQIAAGEENALNIRVYGEKGGLEWHQMEPNTMLVKWLDKPTQVYRVGGDRAYMGAVAQANTRTPAGHPEGYLEAFGNIYKNFAKTVQARIDGKKPDPINLDFPTVEDGVRGMKFIDAVIESGDAGAKWVKLD from the coding sequence ATGAGCAGAAAAATAAGAATGGGCATGGTAGGTGGTGGTCGTGGTGCGTTTATTGGCGCTATTCACCGTCACGCAGCTGGCCTCGATGGACAGGTTGAATTAGTATGCGGAGCTTTCCATATTGATCCTGAAATATCTGTCGCTTCAGGTAAAGACTTTTACCTGCCTGAAGACCGTTGCTACAGAACTTACCATGAGATGTTTGAGAAGGAAGCTAAACTTCCGGCTGACAAGCGCATGGATTTTGTTACAATCGTTACGCCCAACTTTGTGCACTTTGAGCCTGCCAAGTTGGCCCTGGAAAACGGGTATCATGTGGTGTGTGAGAAGCCGCTGTCATTCAGCCTGGACGAAGCTCTGCAATTAGAGGCTTTGGTGAAAAAGACAGGTCTCACATTTGCCGTTACACATACCTACACCGGTTATCCCATGGTGAAGCAAGCCCGTGAAATGATTAAGGAGGGGGTCTTCGGAAAGATCCGAAAAGTAGTGGTAGAATACCCACAGGGCTGGCTATCAACTCCGCTGGAGCAGTCAGGTAACCAGCAAGCCAGCTGGAGAACAGACCCTAAGCGCTCGGGTAAGGCTGGAGCTGTGGGCGACATAGGTACCCATGCTGAGAACCTCGCAGAAACCATCACCGGACTTAAAATCACGGAGCTTTGTGCTGATGTAAGCCGTATGGTGTCGGGCCGTTTGCTTGACGACGACGCCAATATATTGCTGCGTTTCGACAATGGGGCCAAAGGTGTTCTTCACTGTAGCCAAATCGCTGCTGGAGAAGAAAATGCACTCAATATTCGTGTGTATGGTGAAAAGGGAGGCTTGGAGTGGCACCAGATGGAGCCTAATACCATGCTGGTGAAATGGCTCGACAAACCCACTCAAGTGTATCGGGTAGGTGGTGACCGTGCATATATGGGCGCTGTTGCCCAGGCGAACACACGTACGCCGGCAGGCCACCCCGAAGGGTACCTGGAAGCGTTTGGCAATATCTATAAGAACTTTGCCAAAACTGTGCAGGCAAGAATCGATGGCAAAAAGCCAGATCCGATAAATCTTGATTTCCCGACCGTTGAAGATGGTGTGCGTGGCATGAAGTTTATCGATGCCGTGATTGAATCAGGCGACGCTGGCGCTAAGTGGGTGAAGCTGGACTAA
- a CDS encoding phenylalanine 4-monooxygenase: MRQIYENYDDEDFKVWQLLYDRQIVNLPNAASKAHLKGLEQTNFVASNIPHFEDTNEILHRITGWKLAVVPGLVPDYTFFELMSNKYFPATTWLRKMKELDYLEEPDMFHDVFAHVPMLTNQNFVNFLQELSKIGLKYCGNDYAIELLSRIYWFTVEFGLIRENGELRIYGAGILSSAGETKFSLSDKPAHYEFNVRQIMATPYWKDKFQDKYFIINSYEQLYKAIPEIKQVIAEEVDKALHVH; encoded by the coding sequence ATGAGACAGATTTATGAGAATTACGACGACGAGGACTTCAAGGTCTGGCAACTGTTGTACGACCGTCAGATCGTTAATCTTCCCAATGCAGCGTCGAAGGCACACCTGAAAGGACTTGAGCAAACAAATTTTGTAGCCAGCAACATTCCCCATTTCGAAGACACTAATGAGATCCTGCACAGGATTACGGGCTGGAAGCTGGCGGTGGTGCCGGGGCTTGTGCCGGATTATACCTTTTTTGAGCTGATGTCGAACAAGTATTTTCCGGCAACTACCTGGCTGCGGAAAATGAAAGAACTCGACTATCTGGAGGAACCCGACATGTTTCACGACGTATTTGCCCACGTACCCATGCTCACTAACCAAAACTTTGTCAACTTTCTGCAAGAGTTGAGTAAAATTGGGCTGAAATACTGCGGCAACGACTACGCCATAGAATTGCTTTCCCGGATCTATTGGTTTACGGTTGAATTTGGCCTGATCAGAGAGAATGGCGAACTGAGGATTTATGGTGCAGGTATTTTAAGCTCGGCGGGGGAAACTAAATTTTCGCTCAGTGATAAACCAGCTCACTACGAATTCAATGTCAGGCAGATTATGGCAACACCTTACTGGAAGGATAAATTTCAAGACAAGTACTTCATTATCAACTCCTATGAGCAGCTCTACAAAGCGATTCCTGAGATCAAACAGGTGATTGCTGAGGAAGTTGATAAGGCGCTGCACGTCCATTGA
- the hisH gene encoding imidazole glycerol phosphate synthase subunit HisH — MKVAIIKYNAGNVQSVTFALNRLGIEPVLSNDPEVLKSADKVIFPGVGEASTAMASVKENGLDKIIPGLKQPFLGICLGLQLMCRHSEENDTPCLGVFDLEVKKFPPNEKVPHMGWNKIHSLKGPLMNGLTNDAYLYFVHSYYAEMGGSTIAQSDYMVPFSAALQKGNFYAVQAHPEKSGVDGARILKNFIEL, encoded by the coding sequence ATGAAAGTAGCGATCATAAAATACAATGCGGGTAACGTACAGTCGGTGACTTTTGCGCTCAATAGGTTGGGCATTGAACCAGTGCTGAGCAATGACCCTGAAGTGCTCAAAAGTGCTGACAAGGTCATCTTTCCCGGTGTGGGGGAGGCCAGCACGGCCATGGCTTCTGTGAAAGAAAACGGGTTGGATAAGATCATCCCCGGCCTCAAGCAGCCTTTTTTGGGTATCTGCCTGGGACTTCAGCTGATGTGCAGGCACTCCGAAGAGAATGATACACCTTGCCTGGGTGTGTTTGACCTGGAGGTAAAGAAGTTTCCGCCCAATGAAAAGGTGCCTCATATGGGATGGAATAAGATTCACTCGCTCAAAGGCCCGCTAATGAACGGGCTCACCAATGATGCGTATCTGTACTTTGTGCATAGCTACTATGCTGAAATGGGAGGCAGCACCATTGCCCAGTCGGACTATATGGTGCCTTTTAGTGCAGCGCTGCAAAAGGGGAATTTTTACGCCGTGCAGGCTCACCCCGAAAAGAGTGGTGTGGATGGAGCAAGAATACTAAAGAACTTTATTGAACTGTAG
- the hisA gene encoding 1-(5-phosphoribosyl)-5-[(5-phosphoribosylamino)methylideneamino]imidazole-4-carboxamide isomerase translates to MDIIPAIDIIDGKCVRLTQGDYDQKKIYNERPLEVAMQFEDAGLTRLHLVDLDGAKAGSVKNWKVLEALASKTSMVIDFGGGIKSAEDVDIVFECGAKLATVGSMAVKNEEIFSDWLEQYGADRFFLGADVKDEKIAIGGWLETTDIWVYDFMEKYVQKGVTNIFCTDVSKDGLLEGPSVDLYKTVVEQFPDIYFVASGGVSSMEDLEKLKEIGCRGAIVGKAIYEGRVNIADLRFLI, encoded by the coding sequence ATGGATATTATACCAGCAATCGACATCATTGATGGAAAGTGTGTGCGCCTTACACAGGGCGACTATGATCAGAAGAAAATATACAATGAACGCCCGCTGGAAGTGGCTATGCAGTTTGAAGATGCGGGCCTGACCAGGCTTCACTTGGTGGACCTCGACGGAGCCAAAGCAGGGTCAGTGAAAAACTGGAAGGTGCTGGAGGCTCTGGCCAGCAAGACATCCATGGTCATTGACTTTGGCGGTGGAATTAAAAGTGCGGAGGATGTTGACATTGTTTTTGAATGCGGCGCAAAGCTGGCTACCGTTGGCAGTATGGCGGTGAAGAATGAGGAGATATTCTCCGACTGGCTGGAGCAGTACGGAGCTGACCGATTCTTTCTTGGGGCCGATGTGAAAGACGAAAAGATTGCCATAGGGGGCTGGTTAGAAACGACAGACATCTGGGTGTATGATTTCATGGAGAAGTATGTTCAAAAAGGAGTTACCAATATATTCTGTACCGATGTGAGCAAGGATGGTTTGCTGGAAGGGCCGTCAGTTGATTTGTATAAGACCGTGGTGGAGCAGTTTCCAGACATCTATTTTGTGGCAAGCGGAGGCGTAAGCTCTATGGAGGATCTCGAAAAGCTCAAAGAAATTGGCTGCAGGGGAGCAATTGTAGGGAAGGCTATTTATGAAGGAAGGGTCAATATTGCTGATTTAAGATTTTTGATTTGA
- the hisF gene encoding imidazole glycerol phosphate synthase subunit HisF, with amino-acid sequence MLTKRIIPCLDIKDGRTVKGVNFVDLRDAGDPVELGARYAAEMADELVFLDITATVEKRKTLVELVRHVAREINIPFTVGGGISSIADVSALLNAGADKVSINSSAVKRPELIDELSREFGNQCIVVAIDSRFADGVHVVNTHGGRTPTALETIKWAREAENRGAGEILLTSMDHDGTKAGFADELTAKVSETVGVPVIASGGGGTQEHFLDVFTKGKADAALAASIFHFQEVPIKELKEYLRDQNIPMRL; translated from the coding sequence GTGTTAACAAAACGTATCATCCCCTGCCTCGACATCAAAGACGGTCGCACCGTTAAAGGCGTCAACTTTGTAGACCTGCGAGATGCCGGTGACCCGGTAGAGCTTGGTGCCCGCTATGCGGCAGAAATGGCCGATGAACTGGTATTCCTGGATATTACGGCCACAGTAGAAAAGCGTAAAACTCTGGTGGAACTGGTTCGGCATGTGGCCAGGGAGATCAATATCCCTTTTACCGTAGGTGGTGGCATCAGCTCTATTGCTGATGTATCAGCCCTGCTCAATGCCGGAGCTGATAAGGTGTCGATCAATTCATCGGCAGTGAAGCGGCCAGAGCTGATTGACGAGCTGAGCCGTGAGTTTGGTAACCAGTGCATTGTGGTGGCCATCGACTCCCGGTTTGCCGACGGTGTGCATGTGGTAAATACACATGGCGGTCGCACTCCTACGGCGCTGGAAACTATCAAATGGGCCAGGGAAGCCGAGAATAGGGGCGCAGGCGAAATTTTGCTTACTTCTATGGATCATGATGGCACCAAAGCTGGCTTTGCCGATGAGCTTACAGCAAAGGTTTCGGAAACAGTGGGTGTGCCTGTAATAGCATCTGGTGGGGGTGGAACCCAGGAGCATTTCCTGGACGTATTTACCAAAGGAAAAGCCGATGCTGCATTGGCGGCCAGCATTTTCCATTTTCAGGAGGTACCTATTAAGGAATTAAAGGAGTACCTTCGTGACCAGAATATACCCATGCGATTATAA
- the hisIE gene encoding bifunctional phosphoribosyl-AMP cyclohydrolase/phosphoribosyl-ATP diphosphatase HisIE codes for MEGLDFSKGDGLIPAIIQDEATSKVLMLGFMNEEALSRTRAEGKVTFFSRTKNRLWTKGETSGNFFFVKDIIADCDKDTLLVKVNPLGPACHTGADTCFNEVNADGISFLNNLTSIIQDRHNNPSDKSYTSSLFEKGINKVAQKVGEEAVEVVIEAKDDNQELFLNESADLLFHLMILLEAKGNKLDDVVDILKQRHNK; via the coding sequence ATGGAAGGATTGGATTTTAGTAAAGGAGACGGGCTGATTCCTGCGATTATACAAGATGAAGCGACAAGCAAGGTGCTGATGCTCGGCTTCATGAATGAGGAGGCGCTCTCCAGAACCAGGGCAGAAGGGAAGGTCACATTTTTTAGCAGGACAAAGAACAGGCTGTGGACCAAGGGAGAAACTTCGGGTAACTTCTTTTTTGTAAAAGACATTATTGCAGATTGCGACAAAGATACCTTACTCGTCAAGGTGAACCCCCTTGGCCCCGCTTGCCATACTGGTGCCGATACCTGTTTTAATGAGGTGAATGCGGACGGGATATCCTTTCTTAATAACCTCACATCCATCATTCAAGACAGGCACAATAACCCTTCAGATAAGTCGTACACGTCATCTCTTTTTGAGAAAGGAATTAACAAAGTGGCTCAAAAAGTAGGTGAGGAAGCTGTTGAAGTAGTGATTGAGGCCAAGGATGACAACCAGGAGCTTTTTCTCAATGAATCGGCAGATTTACTTTTTCACCTGATGATCCTGCTCGAAGCGAAGGGAAACAAGCTGGATGACGTGGTTGACATTCTGAAACAAAGGCATAACAAATAG
- the ctlX gene encoding citrulline utilization hydrolase CtlX translates to MKLQSNAAPAVLMVRPANFGPNPETAGSNSFQSAAQTGELDKIRSQAIAEFDVAVDTLRNAGVEVIVAHDEFLEERRDAVFPNNWVSFHESGDVFLYPMQSKARRTERRQEVIDTVKPRFTVHKITDLSGTEEKELYLEGTGSLIVDYPNQIMYASRSIRTNEGLVRAHAARLGFSAVVFDAVDRSGMPIYHTNVMMCLGTSYCVVCLESIPEGEVKKAFLASLGATNHEIVDISFDQMEHFAGNMLEVATGTSKPALVMSITAFAALTQSQKIILEKYANLIAIDIPTIEKYGGGSARCMMAGIHLPAV, encoded by the coding sequence ATGAAATTGCAAAGCAACGCTGCACCAGCAGTCCTCATGGTGAGGCCGGCCAACTTCGGCCCCAATCCCGAAACAGCCGGAAGCAATTCCTTCCAAAGCGCAGCCCAAACCGGAGAATTGGATAAGATTCGCTCGCAGGCAATTGCAGAGTTTGACGTTGCCGTAGATACACTCAGAAACGCCGGCGTCGAGGTAATTGTGGCTCACGATGAATTTTTGGAGGAGCGACGTGATGCGGTTTTCCCCAACAACTGGGTGTCCTTTCATGAGTCAGGCGATGTGTTTCTTTATCCCATGCAATCCAAAGCCAGGAGAACCGAGAGAAGACAAGAAGTGATTGACACTGTGAAACCTCGGTTTACAGTACATAAAATCACTGACCTCTCAGGAACCGAAGAAAAAGAGCTATATCTGGAGGGTACCGGGAGCTTGATCGTCGACTACCCCAACCAGATTATGTACGCCTCCAGGTCTATTCGGACAAACGAAGGCCTGGTGAGAGCGCATGCCGCCAGACTTGGTTTCAGCGCTGTGGTTTTTGACGCCGTCGACAGAAGCGGCATGCCTATCTATCACACCAATGTGATGATGTGTCTCGGCACATCCTATTGCGTGGTTTGTCTTGAGAGCATTCCTGAGGGTGAGGTAAAGAAAGCATTTCTTGCAAGTCTGGGTGCCACGAATCATGAAATCGTCGACATTTCTTTTGATCAAATGGAGCATTTTGCAGGCAATATGTTGGAGGTAGCTACCGGGACAAGTAAGCCTGCACTTGTTATGTCCATCACCGCATTTGCCGCTCTCACACAATCGCAAAAGATTATTCTGGAAAAATATGCTAACTTAATTGCCATAGACATACCGACCATTGAAAAATACGGAGGGGGAAGTGCCCGATGTATGATGGCGGGAATACATTTGCCAGCTGTGTAA
- a CDS encoding dihydrolipoyl dehydrogenase family protein codes for MNKFDVCVIGAGPSGYAAAMRALDFKKKVILIERNQVGGAGVHDGALSSKTWWELSRDYFTLRKHGKAFNFKVPEIPFQKVKAEVLKATSERKDLLEFHMTSMNNNGQDLLTFKRGEAKLLSKNNVEILGDNGAEVIEADNIILATGSRPRKLPNLPIDEKIVVTSDGIHNWTEWPKSMVIVGAGVIGCEFATIFSNFGKTQVNLIDKGERILPFEDGDVVDVIENNLEEKHVLVHRNSKLIDMKIVNGEVEYELEYDNGEKKKFQVEKALVSVGRIPNYENLGLQEIGVEIDARGIIDDLTQTSVSNIYAVGDITADIALVNVGELEGRYAIERIYGKPLHKLIYENISTIMFLAPEVAGVGFNEIQAKQKGINYKVTSLRYSNISRATAMRNTQGFIKLLVTNDDKMKILGMRVVGEHASSAIQAVALLISMDKGVEELAELIHPHPSIIEGIQECARMLLGKSMLKPTVLLESMACKTCVGGVYENIIY; via the coding sequence ATGAACAAGTTTGATGTTTGCGTTATTGGTGCGGGGCCTTCCGGCTATGCCGCAGCCATGCGTGCCCTGGATTTTAAAAAGAAGGTAATTCTCATTGAAAGAAATCAGGTAGGTGGTGCAGGAGTGCACGATGGCGCCCTTTCAAGCAAAACATGGTGGGAACTTTCCAGAGACTATTTCACCCTTCGAAAGCATGGGAAAGCATTTAATTTCAAGGTACCCGAAATACCTTTCCAGAAGGTAAAAGCGGAAGTGTTGAAAGCCACCAGTGAAAGGAAAGATCTGCTGGAGTTTCATATGACTTCCATGAACAACAATGGCCAGGACCTGCTGACATTCAAAAGAGGAGAGGCAAAACTTTTGAGCAAGAACAATGTCGAGATTTTAGGAGACAATGGGGCAGAAGTCATTGAGGCTGATAATATTATTCTAGCTACCGGAAGCCGACCAAGGAAGCTCCCCAATTTACCCATTGATGAAAAAATTGTTGTCACCAGCGACGGCATCCATAACTGGACAGAGTGGCCCAAGAGTATGGTGATAGTGGGTGCGGGTGTTATTGGTTGCGAGTTTGCAACCATCTTTTCCAATTTTGGAAAAACGCAGGTTAACTTAATTGACAAGGGAGAAAGAATATTGCCGTTTGAGGACGGCGACGTGGTCGATGTGATTGAAAATAACCTTGAAGAAAAGCACGTGTTGGTGCATCGCAATTCCAAACTCATTGACATGAAGATCGTCAACGGCGAGGTGGAGTATGAGCTGGAATATGATAACGGTGAAAAGAAGAAGTTTCAGGTGGAGAAAGCCCTGGTTTCAGTGGGAAGGATACCTAACTATGAAAATCTTGGTTTGCAGGAGATTGGTGTTGAAATTGATGCCCGGGGAATCATTGACGACCTCACGCAAACGTCAGTATCTAATATTTACGCCGTGGGCGATATCACTGCTGATATTGCGCTTGTGAATGTAGGCGAGCTGGAAGGCAGGTATGCGATAGAGCGGATATATGGCAAGCCCTTGCATAAGCTTATTTACGAAAATATTTCAACGATCATGTTTTTGGCACCCGAAGTTGCAGGGGTTGGGTTCAATGAGATTCAGGCCAAGCAAAAAGGGATCAACTACAAAGTCACCAGCTTACGTTATAGCAACATTTCGAGAGCTACTGCCATGCGAAACACCCAGGGCTTCATCAAACTGCTGGTGACAAATGACGACAAAATGAAAATTCTGGGCATGCGTGTTGTAGGAGAGCATGCCTCAAGTGCTATCCAGGCGGTGGCGCTGCTCATCTCCATGGACAAAGGCGTAGAAGAGTTGGCTGAGCTCATCCACCCTCACCCTTCCATTATTGAAGGCATACAGGAATGTGCCAGAATGCTACTGGGCAAATCGATGCTCAAACCAACGGTTTTGCTGGAATCAATGGCCTGCAAAACCTGCGTGGGAGGAGTTTACGAAAACATCATCTATTAA
- a CDS encoding DUF1987 domain-containing protein translates to MEKIYIQATDYTPFVYFDPSTGLIELKGNSNPANSNSFYQKFIVELDEYVTHESGGLTANLSFHYFNTSSSKCIFNMLKKLHKMQEAGRCVTINWYYLEEDEEMREVGEDFSDILRMNFNFITIAA, encoded by the coding sequence ATGGAAAAAATTTACATTCAAGCTACGGACTATACGCCGTTCGTCTATTTCGACCCTTCAACGGGGCTGATAGAATTAAAAGGGAATTCAAATCCCGCCAACTCAAATAGCTTCTATCAAAAATTTATTGTGGAACTGGACGAGTACGTTACCCACGAAAGCGGGGGACTCACCGCTAATCTGTCATTTCATTACTTTAACACTAGTTCTTCCAAGTGCATTTTTAACATGCTAAAAAAGCTCCACAAAATGCAGGAAGCAGGCCGGTGTGTAACCATCAATTGGTATTATCTGGAAGAGGATGAGGAAATGAGAGAAGTAGGTGAGGATTTTTCTGACATACTTCGCATGAATTTCAACTTTATTACTATCGCTGCTTAA
- a CDS encoding DUF1987 domain-containing protein: MEKIYIQATEFTPQVYFDPSNGIIELKGNSNPHNSLTFYTKVIHTLEDYAVNDTRGLVANMAFRYFNTSSSKCLYDMFKQLNAMRKKGRQVTINWYYSQSDEDMYEVGKDFSELMNLNFNFIELAA, from the coding sequence ATGGAAAAAATTTACATTCAGGCAACAGAATTCACCCCACAAGTCTACTTCGACCCTTCCAACGGAATAATAGAACTAAAGGGCAATTCCAACCCTCACAATTCGCTTACCTTCTACACAAAAGTGATTCATACGCTCGAAGACTACGCTGTGAACGACACAAGAGGGTTGGTAGCGAACATGGCGTTCAGATATTTCAACACAAGTTCCTCAAAATGCCTCTATGATATGTTCAAACAGCTCAACGCCATGAGGAAAAAAGGTCGTCAGGTAACCATTAATTGGTATTACAGCCAAAGTGACGAAGACATGTATGAGGTGGGCAAAGACTTTTCGGAATTAATGAACCTAAACTTTAACTTTATTGAACTTGCAGCATAG
- a CDS encoding Dabb family protein produces MKDSSVNFYHVVYFWLKDPSEANKKTFLSHVKEYTGSIDVIKERFIGTPADTNRPVIDNTYTFSIVLAFDSKKDQDAYQEHPVHLAFVEKAQHMWSKVQVYDSVKV; encoded by the coding sequence ATGAAAGATTCATCTGTTAACTTCTATCACGTTGTCTATTTCTGGCTCAAAGATCCCAGCGAAGCCAATAAGAAAACTTTTCTTTCCCACGTGAAGGAATACACCGGCAGCATTGATGTGATCAAGGAAAGGTTTATCGGAACGCCTGCCGACACCAACAGACCGGTCATCGACAATACCTATACCTTCTCCATCGTTTTAGCTTTCGATAGCAAGAAAGATCAGGATGCCTACCAGGAGCACCCCGTCCATCTGGCATTCGTTGAAAAAGCCCAACATATGTGGAGCAAGGTGCAGGTCTATGATTCGGTAAAAGTATAA